The following proteins are encoded in a genomic region of Halonatronomonas betaini:
- a CDS encoding diguanylate cyclase, whose amino-acid sequence MKRRSSSIFIELHTNKVNRINLIRIIRLILWRNIYGEYKKDYKIKNCHNFIFIFIFIFIYAAWNYPGRNSHETMEIFDGHGSIMLMIDQNTGEIIYGNQAAHDFYRYPGEELLNQNINEINQLSEEEVASEMAAAAREERNYFHFEHRLADGQIRHVEVYSYPQTFQDREILFSIFNDVTERVQLAARNQAINRNFYIALGVIILTLLIFSSLLYRNYKKLQARKDEIDNFNKLRQTFIDADDSLIYLKDNDLKYIFVNQKTADFYGLKKEEIIGKDDYQISNEEFASLKERTDRTALDRMERVVEEVQVDGRIYHSNKFPVELIDGSYGVGAYIKDITEDYRQKSRLAVERNKYLQTILSIGDGVIVINNKQEIEMINKVAQELTGWDYKEAKGKNYREILNWRLADKNGKGSGKDLSSGKKRELEDPIEQAFATESIQELQENLILISRDGSRYYLEDSAAPIKDDNGKTRGVVFVFRDATEQKKHQEEIEQLSYHDHLTGLYNRRFFKEELKRLDVPRNLPISIIIGDLNGLKLTNDIFGHSAGDKLIIKAAETFREVCRKDDIIARWGGDEFIILLPETPKSAALSIIERIKTSYSNKNFKALTARISLGAGTKEKKEQDINKILDRAEKSMYSTKAVNKEEENIGQIESVIKNLYNKSPAEKRHAIRVKDLALKFASYLNLEDSLIQKIGEVAFYHDIGKVGIDPEILNKEGRLTYEEFKEMKLHPVIGYRILNYFKDTVSIASYVLYHHENWDGTGYPKNLAGEKIPLGSRVIKLVETYDIMTSEYSYKKPVSSKEALDEIREYAGSQFDPELADRFIDFIEELREIEEDKNESD is encoded by the coding sequence TTGAAAAGAAGGAGTTCTTCGATATTTATCGAATTACATACTAATAAGGTTAATAGGATTAATTTAATAAGGATAATACGATTAATTCTCTGGAGGAATATATATGGGGAATACAAAAAGGATTATAAAATTAAAAATTGTCATAATTTTATTTTTATTTTTATTTTTATTTTTATTTATGCTGCCTGGAACTATCCAGGCAGAAATTCCCATGAAACCATGGAGATTTTTGATGGCCATGGTTCTATAATGCTGATGATTGATCAAAATACAGGAGAGATCATCTATGGCAATCAGGCTGCCCATGACTTTTACAGGTATCCAGGAGAAGAACTCCTAAATCAGAATATAAATGAGATAAACCAGCTCTCTGAAGAAGAAGTTGCCAGTGAGATGGCAGCAGCTGCCAGGGAGGAGCGCAATTATTTCCATTTTGAACACAGGCTGGCTGATGGCCAGATCAGGCATGTAGAGGTATATTCATATCCCCAGACATTTCAGGATAGAGAGATACTTTTTTCTATATTTAATGATGTCACTGAAAGGGTTCAGCTGGCCGCTAGAAATCAGGCAATCAATCGCAACTTTTATATAGCCCTGGGGGTAATAATTTTAACTCTGCTTATTTTCAGCAGCCTCCTCTACCGTAATTATAAAAAGCTTCAGGCCAGAAAAGATGAGATAGACAACTTTAACAAACTCCGGCAGACCTTTATCGATGCCGATGATAGCCTGATTTATCTAAAAGATAACGATTTAAAATATATCTTTGTCAATCAGAAAACCGCCGATTTTTATGGCCTGAAAAAGGAGGAAATAATCGGGAAAGACGATTACCAGATCTCCAATGAGGAGTTTGCCAGCCTCAAGGAGAGAACCGATAGGACAGCTCTCGATAGAATGGAAAGAGTTGTCGAAGAAGTCCAGGTTGACGGCAGAATTTATCATTCCAATAAGTTTCCAGTTGAACTTATCGATGGCAGCTATGGCGTCGGTGCCTATATTAAAGACATCACCGAGGATTATAGGCAGAAATCCAGGCTGGCAGTTGAACGGAATAAATATCTCCAGACGATCCTCTCTATTGGCGATGGTGTGATTGTTATTAATAATAAACAGGAGATCGAGATGATCAACAAAGTGGCCCAGGAACTGACAGGCTGGGATTACAAAGAGGCTAAAGGAAAGAATTACAGGGAGATCTTAAACTGGCGGCTGGCAGATAAAAATGGGAAAGGTTCAGGTAAAGATTTAAGCTCTGGCAAAAAGCGAGAACTGGAAGACCCAATCGAGCAGGCCTTTGCAACGGAAAGCATTCAGGAGTTGCAGGAAAATCTGATTCTTATCTCCAGAGATGGAAGCCGCTATTACCTGGAAGATTCGGCAGCCCCGATCAAAGATGATAATGGGAAAACAAGGGGAGTCGTCTTTGTTTTTAGAGATGCCACAGAGCAGAAAAAGCATCAGGAAGAGATAGAGCAACTAAGCTATCACGATCACTTAACAGGCCTATATAACCGCAGATTTTTTAAAGAAGAGCTAAAGAGGCTGGATGTGCCGAGAAATCTGCCGATATCTATTATAATTGGCGATCTTAATGGCTTAAAACTTACCAATGATATCTTTGGCCATTCAGCTGGAGATAAATTGATTATAAAGGCAGCAGAAACATTTAGAGAAGTCTGCCGGAAGGACGATATTATTGCCCGCTGGGGCGGTGATGAATTTATAATTCTTCTGCCGGAAACGCCAAAGAGTGCAGCCCTGAGTATTATTGAGAGAATCAAAACCAGCTATTCCAATAAGAACTTTAAAGCATTAACAGCCAGGATTTCACTGGGGGCAGGCACCAAAGAGAAAAAGGAACAGGATATCAATAAAATTCTCGACCGGGCCGAGAAATCAATGTATTCAACTAAAGCAGTTAATAAGGAAGAAGAGAATATTGGCCAAATAGAAAGCGTTATTAAAAATCTCTATAATAAATCTCCAGCAGAGAAAAGACATGCCATCAGGGTTAAAGACCTGGCCCTGAAATTTGCCAGCTATCTAAATCTAGAAGATTCTCTGATTCAAAAAATCGGCGAAGTCGCCTTTTATCATGATATTGGTAAAGTTGGCATTGACCCGGAAATTTTAAATAAAGAAGGTAGGCTGACTTATGAAGAATTTAAAGAGATGAAACTTCATCCTGTAATAGGTTACAGGATACTAAATTATTTTAAAGACACAGTTTCAATAGCTAGCTATGTCCTTTATCATCATGAAAACTGGGATGGCACAGGTTATCCAAAGAATTTAGCCGGCGAGAAAATTCCACTGGGGTCCAGGGTGATTAAGTTAGTTGAGACCTACGACATTATGACCTCAGAGTATTCATATAAGAAGCCAGTTAGCAGTAAAGAGGCATTGGATGAAATTAGAGAATATGCCGGCAGCCAGTTTGACCC
- a CDS encoding S41 family peptidase, whose amino-acid sequence MSKLTKKLLMIFCLILLVLVVNSLIPITEGNPVIAGNSFDEDQLREMVYVYTEEELNEFYESDHFKTLKSIDLETTEKPEEISYNKAIEDIEYLFEILKYSYAGYQLFGGDENFLEARGKIISELETSFKNQDDITREELINMIYQELGFINDNHFFLEDRQLGQTSILFTSDRYKFTRNSEGDFQTKDEEILIVEDEIKVNQPETDTLQLWPTISDGETVYYPGVLRGFSPQELEEIQQEVNIQEKEFTREWEFTNKAENTNESAELTLSVNDAYGGGYLEPADDIYNLTERNGVKVIELRSLAPREDEDEKQLQKFAEDAKELQDEDKIIIDIRANSGGSSEYVEGWMKNFTGEEISRDLITLHLSTKSSRKVFKDNMVKMYGQQRAEEIIDMLAGFEIEPRGWPEPQYVSQDKISNDTEIIVLIDQMVMSAGEGFVNNFRNMENVEIYGTNTIGGYTVGNVGSTLLPNSKISLIFGVSLFLDADLVIREGIGRLPDYWLDQHEINELFLD is encoded by the coding sequence ATGTCTAAGTTAACTAAAAAGTTACTTATGATATTCTGTCTTATATTATTAGTTCTTGTTGTCAACTCATTGATTCCAATCACAGAAGGCAATCCTGTTATCGCAGGAAATAGCTTTGATGAAGATCAGCTCAGGGAAATGGTTTATGTTTATACTGAAGAAGAATTAAATGAGTTCTATGAGTCAGACCATTTCAAAACCCTCAAATCAATTGACCTGGAAACAACTGAAAAGCCAGAAGAGATAAGCTATAATAAAGCAATAGAAGATATCGAATACTTATTTGAAATATTAAAATACAGTTATGCTGGTTATCAGCTCTTTGGCGGTGACGAAAACTTTTTAGAAGCCAGAGGTAAGATCATTTCAGAGCTGGAGACTTCCTTTAAAAACCAGGATGATATAACCAGAGAAGAATTAATAAATATGATCTATCAGGAGCTAGGTTTTATCAATGATAACCACTTTTTCTTAGAAGATAGACAGCTTGGTCAGACCAGTATCCTATTTACATCTGACCGGTATAAGTTTACCAGGAACTCTGAAGGAGATTTCCAGACTAAAGATGAAGAGATACTAATTGTAGAAGATGAAATAAAAGTAAATCAGCCTGAGACCGACACCCTCCAGTTATGGCCAACAATTAGCGATGGTGAAACTGTCTATTATCCTGGAGTCTTAAGAGGCTTTTCTCCCCAGGAATTAGAGGAGATACAACAAGAAGTAAACATTCAGGAAAAAGAATTTACCAGAGAGTGGGAGTTCACCAATAAAGCTGAAAATACAAATGAGTCAGCTGAGCTAACACTATCAGTTAACGATGCCTATGGAGGCGGCTACCTTGAACCAGCTGATGATATATATAATCTCACTGAAAGAAATGGAGTAAAGGTTATAGAATTACGGTCTCTTGCTCCCAGAGAAGATGAAGATGAAAAACAGTTGCAGAAATTTGCAGAAGATGCTAAAGAATTACAGGATGAAGATAAAATAATAATTGATATCAGAGCCAATTCCGGTGGTTCATCAGAATACGTTGAAGGCTGGATGAAAAACTTTACCGGTGAAGAAATTTCCAGAGATTTAATAACTCTCCATCTTAGTACTAAATCCTCCAGAAAAGTATTTAAAGATAATATGGTTAAAATGTACGGTCAGCAAAGAGCTGAAGAAATAATTGATATGCTTGCTGGTTTTGAGATAGAACCAAGAGGCTGGCCAGAACCACAATATGTTTCTCAGGATAAAATATCAAATGATACAGAAATCATAGTTTTAATCGACCAGATGGTAATGTCAGCTGGCGAAGGCTTTGTAAATAACTTTAGAAATATGGAGAATGTTGAAATCTACGGTACAAATACCATAGGTGGCTATACAGTCGGTAATGTTGGCTCAACTTTACTGCCTAATTCTAAAATTAGCTTAATCTTTGGTGTATCATTATTTTTAGATGCAGACCTGGTAATAAGAGAAGGAATTGGGCGTCTTCCAGACTACTGGCTCGATCAACATGAAATCAATGAGCTCTTTCTGGATTAA